One Chloroflexota bacterium DNA segment encodes these proteins:
- a CDS encoding restriction endonuclease subunit R — protein sequence MILKDYQNRALATVQTFVQQLAEWREKDWAAQRLDPDWGFDWVQRAWEKTVPTRPYNPRRNGLGERLPAFCLKIPTGGGKTLLATRVIDIVNARFRGSRRGLVLWIVPTQQIYDQTLRALRDRDHPYRQNLDLTSGQRTHIFEKTATFGPSDVSENLCILLLMLPSANRRTRDTLRIFRDSGGFDEFFPADDDPVAHKKLLDEVPNLDTFEHPDGFWGRLAKTSLGNTVRLLNPLVILDEGHKAYSDNAKATLEGFNPCMIVELSATPASGANVLVEILGLELHAEEMIKLDLHVINKSSGDWKDTLFASIDHRERLEIEANRHIAESGTYIRPLCVIQVERTGAQQRRPGYIHAEDVRESLLRHPGIKAEHVAIKTSSKNELKDVDDVGGLLSRDCPIRFIITKQALQEGWDCPFAYVLTILTNPQSKTGITQLVGRILRQPYARKTGVPLLDESYVFCFSRRGTELLKEIRKGFGLEGLQGLEGKVVTEVDSAASKSTIRTSQRSRFRASTRNLVLPAFVIRDEDGWRPVHYEADILSRVPWDDLTPPEVDHMHLGEGIYGDVKLLANLTAGVRVMPPAVTEENLIATAKPDGPQADPGLELSNCFYYATSHLVDLISNPWRGHEIVRCTFEALLERYPVEIVLANQVFVLESLRRHVEDVRDRLSREVFHSLLNSGEMRFLVVAENLEFNRIPGQIDVPSAKRANREDGRPFQRNLFDSTMEDDLNQFESQVATYLDQQEKLYFWYRNRARKDHYVQGWKRKRIYADFIVTMRGDATASGEEFDQIFVVETKGVHLKESEDSNYKRSVFDICCEHAREAKWADLVPAMRSKAVTYEVVDEDEWQEKLNGILGRRVS from the coding sequence ATGATATTGAAGGACTATCAGAATCGAGCATTGGCGACGGTCCAGACTTTTGTTCAGCAGCTTGCTGAATGGCGGGAGAAGGATTGGGCGGCGCAGAGACTAGACCCTGATTGGGGATTCGATTGGGTGCAGCGCGCGTGGGAAAAGACGGTGCCAACAAGGCCTTACAATCCGCGGCGCAACGGACTTGGCGAACGGCTGCCAGCGTTTTGCTTAAAGATTCCAACTGGCGGCGGCAAAACTTTGCTCGCCACGCGCGTCATTGATATTGTTAACGCGCGCTTTCGGGGGAGTCGGCGCGGTTTGGTACTGTGGATCGTACCCACGCAGCAGATATACGATCAAACGCTTAGAGCACTAAGAGACCGCGATCACCCTTACCGCCAAAACCTCGATTTAACATCTGGCCAACGCACGCATATTTTCGAGAAAACCGCGACCTTTGGGCCGAGTGATGTTTCCGAGAATCTCTGCATTCTCCTGCTGATGCTCCCGTCTGCAAATCGGCGAACAAGAGACACTCTTCGTATATTTCGAGACAGCGGCGGATTCGATGAGTTTTTCCCCGCTGACGATGATCCTGTTGCGCACAAGAAACTTCTCGACGAGGTCCCGAATTTAGATACCTTTGAGCATCCGGATGGATTTTGGGGTCGATTAGCGAAGACCTCACTCGGGAATACAGTGCGGCTCCTTAACCCTCTTGTCATCCTGGATGAAGGGCACAAAGCGTACAGCGACAACGCGAAAGCGACCCTCGAGGGATTCAATCCTTGCATGATCGTAGAGCTTTCGGCAACCCCAGCTTCGGGAGCAAACGTACTGGTCGAGATTCTGGGATTGGAATTACACGCTGAAGAAATGATCAAGCTCGATTTGCACGTCATCAATAAATCGAGCGGCGATTGGAAAGACACACTCTTTGCGTCGATCGACCATCGTGAGCGACTTGAAATTGAAGCTAATCGTCACATTGCTGAATCCGGGACGTACATTCGTCCACTGTGCGTCATTCAAGTGGAAAGAACGGGAGCCCAACAGCGAAGACCCGGTTACATCCACGCGGAAGATGTGCGCGAAAGCTTGCTTCGCCACCCGGGAATAAAAGCGGAGCATGTCGCAATTAAAACGAGTTCCAAGAACGAGCTCAAGGATGTGGACGACGTAGGGGGACTGTTGTCGCGCGACTGTCCAATCCGTTTCATCATCACCAAGCAGGCATTGCAAGAAGGTTGGGATTGCCCGTTCGCATACGTTCTGACGATCCTTACGAACCCACAGTCGAAGACTGGAATTACGCAATTGGTTGGCCGAATCCTGCGACAGCCATATGCGCGCAAAACAGGTGTGCCTTTGCTTGATGAAAGCTATGTCTTCTGCTTCAGCCGGCGAGGTACCGAGCTGTTGAAAGAAATCAGAAAGGGATTTGGACTTGAAGGATTGCAGGGCCTCGAAGGCAAAGTTGTAACTGAAGTCGACTCGGCCGCCTCAAAAAGTACGATCAGAACTAGTCAGCGGTCACGGTTTAGAGCTTCTACGCGCAATCTTGTACTACCTGCCTTCGTTATTCGGGATGAAGATGGTTGGCGACCGGTGCACTACGAGGCGGACATTCTTTCGAGGGTGCCCTGGGATGATTTGACTCCCCCAGAGGTGGACCATATGCATTTGGGTGAAGGCATATATGGGGATGTCAAGCTGCTTGCCAACCTAACTGCGGGGGTACGTGTAATGCCGCCAGCAGTCACCGAAGAAAATTTGATCGCCACCGCTAAGCCGGATGGACCACAAGCCGACCCTGGCCTCGAACTTTCAAATTGCTTCTATTACGCGACTAGCCACCTTGTGGATTTGATTTCCAATCCGTGGCGCGGCCACGAAATTGTTCGGTGCACATTCGAGGCCCTGCTTGAGCGCTACCCGGTTGAAATCGTTTTGGCTAATCAGGTTTTTGTCCTGGAATCGCTTCGCCGACACGTCGAAGATGTGCGGGATCGTCTTTCTCGCGAGGTGTTCCATAGCTTGCTGAATTCGGGAGAGATGAGATTCTTAGTTGTTGCAGAAAACCTCGAATTCAATCGAATTCCCGGTCAAATCGATGTCCCGAGTGCGAAACGAGCAAATCGCGAAGATGGACGCCCCTTTCAGCGAAATCTATTCGATTCAACGATGGAGGATGACCTCAATCAGTTCGAGAGCCAAGTTGCGACTTATTTGGATCAGCAAGAGAAGCTCTACTTTTGGTACCGTAATCGCGCCCGCAAGGACCATTACGTTCAAGGTTGGAAACGAAAACGGATCTACGCTGACTTCATCGTGACTATGCGTGGGGATGCGACCGCGAGTGGTGAAGAGTTTGACCAAATATTTGTAGTCGAAACAAAAGGCGTTCATTTGAAGGAATCAGAAGACTCGAATTACAAGCGGTCGGTGTTTGATATTTGCTGCGAACACGCGCGCGAAGCAAAGTGGGCCGACCTTGTACCGGCGATGCGCAGCAAAGCCGTCACTTATGAAGTCGTTGACGAGGATGAATGGCAAGAAAAATTGAACGGGATATTGGGCCGACGGGTTTCGTAA